Proteins encoded in a region of the Flavobacteriaceae bacterium HL-DH10 genome:
- a CDS encoding C40 family peptidase, with protein MKQIILILIIITCFSSCKSSKQDKSKRTTSSRIITKQLDVVNTKDEFKNIHSAETNILTRPENIINYAKQFEGVRYKWGGTTKSGMDCSGLIFESFRAYDILLPRISRDMAKRGKKIPLKAVNTGDLLFFKTGNRRNTINHVGLIIAIKNNNIQFIHATTSNGVITSWLNEDYWLKAFFEARHVL; from the coding sequence ATGAAGCAAATTATTTTAATATTAATTATAATAACATGCTTTAGTAGCTGCAAATCTTCAAAACAAGATAAAAGTAAAAGGACGACTTCTTCAAGAATAATTACAAAACAACTGGATGTTGTAAATACAAAAGATGAATTTAAAAATATTCATTCTGCTGAAACCAATATTTTAACACGACCTGAAAACATAATAAACTACGCTAAACAATTTGAAGGTGTACGTTACAAATGGGGTGGCACCACAAAATCTGGAATGGATTGTTCTGGATTAATCTTTGAATCTTTTAGAGCTTATGATATTTTATTACCCAGAATATCAAGAGACATGGCTAAACGTGGTAAAAAAATCCCATTAAAAGCCGTTAATACAGGGGATTTACTATTTTTTAAAACAGGAAATAGAAGGAATACGATTAACCATGTGGGATTAATTATTGCCATAAAAAACAATAATATTCAATTTATACATGCCACAACTAGCAATGGGGTTATAACTTCATGGTTAAATGAAGACTATTGGCTCAAAGCTTTTTTTGAAGCCCGCCACGTATTATAA
- a CDS encoding peptide MFS transporter, translating into MNTDVENLFKEKVIGHPAGLFVIFFTEMWERFSFYGMKILLVLFLTAPFLSNNPGWEWSRENALALIGTYSSLLYLTPIVGGYIADKITGYKWAVIIGCFIMMLGHAAMVFETTWSLYLGLALLVIGTGFFKPNMTSMISEMYKGKESKKDGAYTIYYMGVNAGAFFGMMLCGYLAENIGWSYGFGLAGIFMLGGLVQFWLAKDLFGHIGEKPSKVYEVELPQNINEESPKEHDTASVKDKLNPFTTLDKILIVLSALGGLLYLFNDPLSKIGNLNLLPFSLGSLDGSNATVLIALVLFLFLIISRMSRYNPVVRDKIIAVSIFGIFTVFFFGAFEQSLGSMTLFARDYTARALSGNSALIFKVIDTILTIVPLAIITWVLYLLFKKTYSKIPYSNIVLGATFVFLWFVVFYKINNEFSKETTEVGASWFGILNSFFIITLAPLFSKWWESKYNPSVAMKYGIGLILLGLGFGILVFGTMAIPQGAKTASVSMIFLILAYLFHTMGELCISPVGLSYLSKLVPGRMIGFMFGIWYLAIAIGNKAAGSMGGMIDKVTEQYSLSTFFLIFTLVPMGIGVISMILNPILKKLMHGVR; encoded by the coding sequence ATGAATACAGATGTCGAGAATCTATTTAAAGAGAAAGTAATTGGCCACCCAGCAGGCTTATTTGTTATATTTTTTACTGAAATGTGGGAACGGTTTTCATTTTACGGAATGAAAATATTATTAGTGCTATTTCTAACAGCACCTTTTTTAAGTAATAATCCAGGTTGGGAATGGTCTAGAGAAAATGCTTTGGCTTTAATTGGGACGTATTCTTCATTGTTATATTTAACTCCAATAGTAGGAGGATACATAGCAGATAAGATTACAGGTTATAAATGGGCTGTTATTATAGGTTGTTTTATTATGATGCTTGGTCATGCTGCTATGGTTTTTGAAACCACATGGTCTTTATATTTAGGCTTGGCTTTGTTGGTTATTGGTACTGGTTTTTTTAAACCTAATATGACTTCTATGATTTCTGAAATGTATAAAGGGAAAGAGTCTAAGAAAGATGGAGCTTATACCATTTATTATATGGGAGTTAATGCAGGTGCGTTTTTTGGAATGATGCTTTGTGGATACTTAGCCGAAAATATAGGATGGAGTTATGGTTTTGGCTTAGCAGGGATTTTTATGCTTGGTGGTTTGGTTCAGTTTTGGTTAGCAAAAGATTTATTTGGTCATATAGGAGAGAAACCATCAAAAGTGTATGAGGTTGAGTTGCCTCAAAATATTAATGAAGAAAGTCCAAAAGAACATGATACAGCTTCAGTTAAAGATAAATTGAATCCTTTTACAACATTAGATAAAATATTAATTGTTTTATCAGCATTAGGTGGTCTTTTGTATTTGTTTAATGATCCTTTGTCAAAAATTGGAAACCTTAATCTATTACCATTTAGCCTAGGTAGTTTAGATGGCTCAAATGCCACTGTTTTAATAGCATTAGTGTTGTTTTTATTTTTAATTATTTCTAGGATGTCAAGGTATAATCCTGTAGTACGAGATAAGATAATTGCAGTTTCTATTTTTGGAATATTTACAGTGTTTTTCTTTGGTGCTTTTGAACAGTCGCTTGGATCAATGACGCTTTTTGCAAGAGATTATACAGCAAGAGCTTTAAGTGGGAATTCGGCGTTAATATTTAAAGTAATTGACACAATTCTTACCATTGTGCCTTTAGCTATTATAACATGGGTTTTGTATTTGTTATTCAAAAAAACATATTCAAAAATTCCCTATTCTAATATAGTTTTAGGAGCAACATTTGTTTTTTTATGGTTTGTAGTTTTTTATAAAATTAATAATGAATTTAGTAAAGAAACAACAGAGGTTGGTGCTTCATGGTTTGGAATTTTAAATTCATTCTTTATAATAACATTAGCACCATTATTTTCAAAATGGTGGGAAAGTAAATATAATCCAAGTGTTGCTATGAAATATGGCATTGGTCTTATTCTTTTAGGGTTAGGTTTTGGTATTTTAGTGTTTGGAACTATGGCAATTCCACAAGGCGCTAAAACGGCTTCTGTAAGTATGATATTTTTAATCTTGGCTTATTTGTTTCATACTATGGGAGAACTATGTATTTCTCCAGTTGGATTATCTTATCTGAGTAAGTTGGTTCCTGGAAGGATGATTGGTTTTATGTTTGGAATTTGGTATTTAGCTATAGCAATAGGTAATAAAGCAGCAGGTTCTATGGGAGGCATGATTGATAAAGTAACTGAACAATATTCGTTAAGTACATTTTTCTTAATATTTACTTTAGTTCCTATGGGTATAGGCGTTATTTCTATGATATTAAATCCCATCCTTAAAAAACTAATGCATGGTGTACGTTAA
- a CDS encoding peptide MFS transporter, with translation MSDTILKPHQRELFGQPIGLYILFLTEMWERFSYYGMRALLVLYMTTSTLGDDARGAGLGWTSKEALALYGWYTMLVYVMSIPGGMIADKLIGQKKAVLLGAVVLCIGHGVLVLTDIWAFYTGLGLVILGVGLLKPNISTMVGGLYKEGDIRRDKGFSIFYIGINLGSLLATMIVGGVVAKWGWHAGFGLAGIVMVLGLINYIGGQKYLEQVGNFVSSTGNENEVSYGKLYSKLFSSPKQLLIAIILLVASIFGWYKMDWGYGMLFIFLTAIAALLMMIYKELETQVYKDRFMVLLLSFIMVIIFWGAFEQAGGLMNLYTDTKTNRNFFGLFEIPTVMYQSLNAGFIILFATLVASIWAKRKLKGSEASSLFKMALGIIIMGFGFLFMVFAAIQFEKSGTSSMIWLVLAYFFHTIGELCISPVALSFITKLAPVKYASLMMGVYFAATGLGNKVAGIVGESATDYGEYTIFLGILIFTMIIGALFILILKPLKRLTHKAEDNEREMHSDEAEGFELADN, from the coding sequence ATGTCAGATACAATATTAAAGCCACACCAAAGAGAATTATTTGGGCAACCAATTGGGTTGTATATTTTATTTTTAACTGAAATGTGGGAACGTTTTTCGTATTATGGGATGAGAGCGTTATTAGTTTTATATATGACAACTTCTACTCTTGGAGATGACGCTAGAGGAGCGGGTTTAGGATGGACAAGTAAAGAAGCTTTGGCTCTTTATGGTTGGTATACTATGTTGGTGTATGTTATGTCTATCCCTGGAGGTATGATTGCAGATAAATTAATAGGACAAAAAAAAGCTGTTTTATTAGGAGCTGTTGTTTTGTGTATAGGTCATGGGGTTTTAGTGTTGACTGATATATGGGCATTTTATACAGGGCTTGGATTGGTTATTTTAGGTGTAGGATTATTAAAGCCAAATATTTCAACAATGGTTGGTGGTTTGTATAAAGAAGGAGATATTAGACGAGATAAAGGCTTTAGCATTTTCTATATAGGTATTAACTTAGGTTCATTACTAGCAACTATGATTGTAGGAGGTGTGGTTGCTAAATGGGGATGGCATGCAGGTTTTGGACTTGCAGGTATTGTTATGGTTTTAGGTTTAATAAATTATATAGGAGGTCAGAAATACTTAGAGCAAGTAGGGAATTTTGTATCAAGTACAGGAAATGAAAATGAGGTGTCTTATGGAAAACTGTATTCTAAATTATTCAGTTCTCCTAAACAACTTCTGATTGCTATTATTTTATTAGTAGCTTCTATTTTTGGATGGTATAAAATGGATTGGGGGTATGGTATGCTTTTTATCTTTTTAACAGCTATTGCTGCACTTCTAATGATGATTTATAAAGAATTAGAGACTCAAGTTTATAAAGATCGTTTTATGGTATTATTATTATCATTTATTATGGTAATAATTTTTTGGGGAGCTTTTGAACAGGCAGGAGGATTAATGAATTTATATACAGATACAAAAACAAATAGAAACTTTTTCGGATTGTTTGAAATCCCTACGGTAATGTACCAAAGTTTAAATGCTGGTTTTATTATATTATTCGCGACACTAGTAGCCAGTATTTGGGCAAAAAGAAAGTTGAAAGGAAGTGAAGCCTCATCATTATTTAAAATGGCATTAGGTATAATTATTATGGGGTTTGGATTCTTATTTATGGTATTTGCTGCAATACAATTTGAAAAGTCTGGTACATCTAGTATGATATGGTTGGTACTAGCCTATTTTTTTCATACTATTGGAGAGCTTTGTATTTCTCCAGTAGCATTGTCATTTATTACCAAACTAGCTCCAGTTAAGTATGCGTCTTTAATGATGGGGGTATATTTTGCAGCTACAGGTTTAGGAAATAAAGTAGCAGGTATAGTAGGGGAATCTGCTACAGATTATGGAGAATATACTATTTTTTTAGGAATTTTAATTTTTACTATGATTATTGGAGCATTGTTTATTTTAATTTTGAAACCTTTAAAGCGCTTAACCCATAAGGCTGAAGACAATGAACGTGAGATGCATTCAGATGAAGCAGAAGGTTTCGAATTAGCAGATAATTAA
- a CDS encoding thioredoxin fold domain-containing protein, with product MKKTIYITLITILTTVYAKAQEINWVTLEQAVELQKNEPKKIMMDVFTSWCGPCKMLDKNTFHNKDVATYVNKHYYAVKFNAEGNDEVNFKGKKFSNPNYNPALANRRNSAHELSRYFQVQAYPTIVFLDEKGELIAPIKGYQSPAQLELYLKMFNKDDHKKITTQEEFSTYYKAFKSEFKS from the coding sequence ATGAAAAAGACAATATATATAACGCTGATAACGATTCTAACAACTGTATACGCAAAGGCTCAAGAAATTAATTGGGTAACATTAGAACAGGCTGTTGAGCTTCAGAAAAATGAGCCTAAAAAAATTATGATGGATGTTTTTACCAGTTGGTGCGGACCTTGTAAAATGCTTGATAAAAACACCTTTCACAATAAAGATGTCGCTACATATGTTAATAAACATTATTATGCAGTGAAATTTAATGCTGAAGGTAATGATGAGGTTAATTTTAAAGGGAAAAAATTCTCAAATCCAAATTACAATCCTGCTTTAGCGAACAGACGTAATTCTGCACACGAATTATCTCGTTATTTTCAAGTTCAAGCTTATCCTACCATAGTGTTTTTGGATGAAAAAGGGGAGTTAATAGCGCCAATTAAAGGATATCAATCTCCTGCGCAATTGGAGTTGTATTTAAAAATGTTTAATAAAGATGATCATAAAAAAATTACGACTCAAGAAGAATTTAGCACGTATTACAAAGCCTTTAAGTCTGAATTTAAGAGTTGA
- the lpxB gene encoding lipid-A-disaccharide synthase, whose amino-acid sequence MKYYILAGEASGDLHGSNLMKALLNEDVNADIRFWGGDLMQATGGTLVKHYKERAFMGFIEVIMNLNKIFKLISFCKEDIKKFNPDVVVFIDNSGFNLRIAKWAKQENYKTHYYISPQVWASRASRVKAIKHDIDAMYVILPFVQDFYKTYDYKVEFVGHPLIDAISNRKQVDEFEFRKIHKLSKKPIIALLPGSRKQEIKKMLSVMLSLVNDFPDYQFVIAGAPSQDYSFYQTFIKSSQVHFIANKTYDLLSVSSAALVTSGTATLETALFKVPQVVCYKGSAISYYIAKQIITLKFISLVNLVMDKEVVTELIQNDFNKKNLKKELENILNPATRKKLFTDYYDLEKALGGKGASKKTARLIYNAIKA is encoded by the coding sequence ATGAAATATTACATTCTTGCTGGGGAAGCTTCAGGCGATTTACATGGATCAAACCTAATGAAAGCATTACTAAACGAAGATGTAAATGCCGATATTAGATTTTGGGGAGGCGACCTTATGCAAGCCACTGGAGGCACTTTAGTAAAACATTACAAAGAGCGCGCATTTATGGGATTTATTGAAGTTATTATGAACCTCAATAAAATTTTCAAACTCATTTCTTTTTGCAAAGAAGATATTAAAAAATTTAACCCTGATGTTGTAGTTTTTATAGACAACTCGGGTTTCAATTTACGTATAGCCAAATGGGCGAAACAAGAAAACTATAAAACCCATTATTATATTTCGCCACAGGTATGGGCATCTAGAGCCAGTAGAGTAAAAGCTATCAAGCATGATATTGATGCCATGTATGTCATTCTTCCCTTTGTTCAAGATTTTTACAAAACATACGATTATAAGGTTGAATTTGTTGGACATCCACTAATTGATGCCATATCTAACAGAAAGCAAGTTGATGAATTTGAATTTAGAAAAATACATAAACTAAGTAAAAAACCCATTATAGCCTTACTACCTGGAAGTAGAAAACAAGAAATAAAAAAAATGCTTTCGGTAATGCTAAGTTTGGTAAATGATTTTCCAGATTATCAATTTGTAATTGCTGGAGCTCCAAGTCAAGATTATAGTTTCTATCAAACTTTTATCAAATCGTCTCAAGTACATTTTATAGCAAATAAAACTTACGATTTACTAAGTGTTTCTAGTGCTGCTTTAGTAACCTCAGGCACAGCAACTTTAGAAACTGCTTTATTTAAAGTCCCTCAAGTAGTTTGCTATAAAGGAAGTGCTATTTCATATTATATTGCAAAGCAAATTATTACCCTTAAATTTATCTCGTTAGTAAATTTGGTTATGGATAAAGAAGTTGTTACCGAACTTATTCAAAATGATTTCAATAAAAAAAATCTTAAAAAAGAGCTTGAAAATATTTTAAATCCTGCAACACGTAAAAAACTTTTTACTGATTATTACGATTTAGAAAAAGCCTTAGGCGGAAAAGGTGCCAGCAAAAAAACGGCTCGTTTAATTTATAACGCCATTAAAGCATAA
- a CDS encoding thioredoxin family protein, translating to MKRLIIVLLLTVTIALNSFAQKKLTWHTDMDKAYEIATKENKPLLLFFTGSDWCGWCIKLQNEVLKTADFEKWAKDNVILVELDFPKRKALDKKLQIQNRQMQQMFQVRGYPSIHFAKPEKTVEGKKSLSKLGDTGYVRGGAKKWLEVANNIVNN from the coding sequence ATGAAACGACTAATTATAGTATTACTATTAACCGTTACAATAGCGTTAAATAGTTTCGCTCAAAAAAAATTAACCTGGCATACAGATATGGATAAAGCCTATGAGATAGCTACAAAGGAGAATAAACCACTTTTATTGTTTTTTACTGGATCAGATTGGTGTGGTTGGTGCATTAAATTGCAGAATGAAGTTTTAAAAACAGCCGATTTTGAAAAATGGGCAAAAGACAATGTGATATTAGTGGAATTAGATTTTCCTAAAAGAAAAGCATTGGATAAAAAGCTTCAAATTCAGAATCGTCAAATGCAACAGATGTTTCAGGTAAGAGGATATCCGTCAATACATTTTGCTAAACCAGAAAAAACAGTAGAAGGAAAAAAGAGTTTAAGCAAACTTGGTGATACTGGATATGTTCGTGGTGGTGCTAAAAAATGGTTGGAAGTTGCAAATAATATTGTTAATAATTAG
- the surE gene encoding 5'/3'-nucleotidase SurE — protein sequence MTERPLILVTNDDGINAPGIRTLIDIMKSIGDVIVVAPNSPQSGMGHAITLDSTLHAEEININNKTSQKEFSCSGTPADCVKLAIRVLSPRKPDLCVSGINHGSNSSINVIYSGTMSAAIEAGIEGIPAIGFSLLDYKWNANFEASKAYVKTITENVLKEGLPSGVVLNVNIPNVPENNIKGIKICRQAKANWVEEFDKRKTPQGKDYYWLTGKFVNLDGGEDTDEWALENGYVSVVPVQFDLTAHYFIKNLNTWDLK from the coding sequence ATGACAGAAAGACCCCTTATTTTAGTTACTAATGATGACGGTATAAATGCGCCAGGTATTAGGACACTTATAGATATCATGAAATCTATAGGAGACGTTATTGTGGTTGCGCCTAATAGTCCACAAAGCGGTATGGGACATGCTATTACTCTAGACTCCACCTTACATGCCGAAGAAATAAATATAAATAATAAAACATCGCAAAAAGAGTTTAGCTGCTCTGGCACTCCTGCCGATTGTGTTAAATTAGCCATTAGAGTATTATCCCCAAGAAAGCCAGATCTTTGTGTTTCAGGTATAAACCACGGCTCAAATTCATCAATAAATGTAATTTATTCTGGTACTATGAGTGCTGCTATTGAAGCTGGTATTGAAGGGATTCCAGCCATAGGTTTTTCATTACTTGATTACAAATGGAATGCGAATTTTGAAGCTTCAAAAGCATACGTAAAAACCATTACAGAAAACGTTTTAAAAGAAGGCTTACCTAGCGGTGTTGTTTTAAACGTGAATATTCCTAATGTCCCAGAAAACAATATAAAAGGAATCAAAATTTGCCGACAAGCAAAAGCGAATTGGGTTGAAGAGTTTGACAAACGCAAAACCCCACAAGGAAAAGATTATTATTGGCTTACCGGAAAATTTGTTAATTTAGATGGTGGCGAAGATACCGATGAATGGGCTTTAGAAAATGGTTATGTTTCAGTAGTTCCTGTTCAATTTGATTTAACAGCGCATTACTTCATTAAAAACTTAAATACCTGGGATTTAAAATAG
- a CDS encoding ComEC/Rec2 family competence protein, whose protein sequence is MKLLNFTIIKLTFCLIIGILIGYLYNLTLNTILYTTFTFLGILFIVFSIAKNQFIKTIWFGVLAFILMIFIGILTTHFHNQKNVSNHYTHQLSKGTDTSKIITFRIREVLKPGRYYNKYVINILNIDDHKLSGKLLLNIQKDSTQLPLKVDAIFICKSNFKDLIHPLNPHQFDYKNYLEKKYIYHQLFLSNASLLKVSSHTHTIFGIANNIRDYINTKLKLYHFEPNELAIINALLLGQRQDINEEVYSSYTNAGAIHILAVSGLHVGIILLILSFLFKPIENFKHGKLIKTILLVTFLWSFALIAGLSASVTRAVTMFSIVAIALNLKRPTNIYNTLAISMFIILLFKPMFLFDVGFQLSYLAVFAIVAIDPLLYNLWKPKNKIIDIYWYTFTITVSAQFGIIPVSLYYFHQLPSLFFISNLVIIPVLGIILGFGILVILLAVLNVLPQSIANLYGSIIGYMNDFVGWISKQESFLFKDIPFSLLYVLVSYVLIITSIRLIKKWRFYNLKLFLISIVIFQCAIIFTNYIKPKNEFIVFHKSRYSLLGNATKNKITIAQDFDSLTQLKNKIIKDYTIGNHIKTIKKDSIQSVYLLNKTKLLVIDSSGTYNVKSFTPDYVLLRQSPKINLNRLIDSIEPKQIIADGSNYKSYIENWESICKKRKLPFHQTSKKGAFIISY, encoded by the coding sequence ATGAAACTGCTCAATTTCACCATTATTAAATTAACGTTCTGCCTCATCATTGGCATTTTAATCGGGTATTTATACAACCTCACTTTAAACACGATATTATACACTACTTTTACTTTTCTTGGTATCCTATTTATAGTCTTTTCAATAGCCAAAAATCAATTTATAAAAACTATTTGGTTTGGTGTTTTAGCATTTATTTTAATGATTTTTATTGGTATTTTAACAACTCATTTTCATAATCAAAAAAACGTTTCTAATCACTACACACATCAACTTTCAAAAGGAACTGACACTTCAAAAATCATTACATTTAGAATTAGAGAAGTTTTAAAACCAGGTCGTTATTACAACAAATATGTCATTAATATTTTAAATATAGATGACCATAAATTATCTGGGAAATTACTTTTAAACATCCAAAAAGACTCGACACAATTACCCCTAAAAGTTGATGCTATTTTTATTTGTAAATCGAATTTTAAAGATTTAATACACCCCTTAAACCCACATCAATTCGATTATAAAAACTACTTAGAGAAAAAATACATTTATCACCAGTTATTCCTTTCTAACGCTTCTCTTTTAAAAGTTAGTTCTCATACACATACTATATTTGGGATTGCTAATAACATAAGAGATTATATTAATACGAAACTAAAACTTTACCATTTTGAACCTAATGAGCTTGCTATAATTAACGCGCTTTTACTTGGACAACGACAAGATATTAACGAGGAAGTGTATAGCAGTTACACTAATGCAGGTGCCATACATATTCTGGCAGTTTCAGGCTTACATGTAGGTATCATTTTACTTATTCTTAGTTTTCTTTTTAAACCTATAGAAAATTTTAAACACGGAAAACTCATTAAAACTATTTTACTGGTTACTTTTTTATGGAGTTTTGCTTTAATAGCTGGATTATCGGCTTCGGTTACTCGTGCCGTTACCATGTTTAGCATTGTTGCTATTGCATTAAATCTAAAAAGACCAACCAACATTTATAACACTTTAGCAATATCAATGTTCATTATTTTGCTTTTTAAACCTATGTTTTTATTTGATGTTGGTTTCCAATTAAGCTATTTAGCAGTATTTGCTATTGTTGCAATAGATCCTTTACTATACAATTTGTGGAAACCTAAGAATAAAATAATTGATATCTATTGGTATACATTTACTATAACGGTTTCTGCACAGTTCGGAATCATCCCAGTGAGTTTATATTATTTTCATCAATTACCTAGTTTATTTTTTATATCAAACCTAGTTATTATTCCTGTTTTAGGTATTATTTTAGGTTTTGGAATCCTTGTTATTTTATTAGCCGTATTAAACGTATTACCTCAGTCTATAGCAAACCTTTACGGAAGTATTATTGGCTATATGAATGATTTTGTAGGTTGGATTTCTAAACAAGAATCATTTTTATTTAAAGATATTCCTTTTAGTTTATTGTATGTATTAGTATCATATGTATTAATAATTACGTCAATAAGACTCATTAAAAAATGGCGGTTTTATAATTTGAAATTGTTTTTAATTAGCATTGTTATTTTTCAATGTGCAATTATTTTTACCAACTATATCAAACCTAAAAATGAATTTATTGTATTTCATAAAAGCAGATATAGTTTATTAGGAAATGCCACAAAAAATAAAATAACTATCGCACAGGATTTTGATAGTTTAACACAACTCAAAAATAAAATCATTAAAGATTACACTATAGGAAACCATATAAAGACTATAAAAAAAGACAGTATTCAATCTGTTTATCTATTAAACAAAACAAAGCTTTTAGTTATTGATAGCTCAGGAACTTACAACGTAAAGTCATTTACTCCCGATTATGTTTTACTAAGGCAATCACCAAAGATAAACTTAAACAGACTCATTGATTCAATAGAACCAAAACAGATTATTGCCGATGGTAGTAATTACAAATCGTATATTGAAAACTGGGAATCAATTTGCAAAAAAAGAAAACTCCCTTTTCACCAAACTAGTAAAAAGGGAGCTTTTATAATTAGTTATTAA